From the genome of Papaver somniferum cultivar HN1 chromosome 2, ASM357369v1, whole genome shotgun sequence, one region includes:
- the LOC113350911 gene encoding uncharacterized protein LOC113350911 — protein MINGSPEGFFSICGGLRQGDPLSPLIFVLIEDILSRNVSKLFARHSMHVMVRKKGVAPTYLLFADDILIFCRGNLLRLQNLRKLLDMYQAASGQSVNYVKSKFYYGGDSDSRAIAISNYLGMERALFPDRYLGIQLKPGIVRHIHDRKVVEKIMDKLAGCKGKLLSFQASLFLIRSVISIYVIHSMVVYIWPCTIIKQVERAIRNFLWSGDAEKRRYFMVLYDSMCCSRRESVLGINKLLDVNEAMLMNLWVTIRDSDKIWARFLRAKYFKINGNLIDRKLGFLGFSGN, from the coding sequence ATGATAaatggtagccctgaaggttttttTAGTATCTGTGGAGGTTTGcgccaaggtgatcctctttctccTTTGATTTTTGTGCTCATTGAAGATATTTTAAGTCGTAATGTCTCTAAGTTGTTTGCAAGACATAGCATGCATGTTATGGTCAGAAAGAAAGGCGTGGCGCCTACATACCTTCTTTTTGCGGATGATATACTTATTTTCTGCAGAGGTAATCTTCTGAGACTGCAAAATTTAAGGAAATTGCTCGATATGTATCAAGCAGCTTCTGGCCAAAGCGTTAATTACGTCAAGAGTAAATTTTATTATGGAGGTGACTCAGATTCACGAGCTATTGCTATTTCAAATTATTTGGGCATGGAAAGAGCTTTATTCCCGGATAgatatttgggaatccaattgaaGCCTGGAATTGTTCGCCATATTCATGATAGGAAAGTTgtggagaagattatggacaagTTGGCCGGTTGTAAGGGTAAGCTTCTATCTTTCCAAGCTAGTCTTTTTCTAATTAGATCGGTAATTTCGATCTACGTTATTCATTCTATGGTTGTGTACATATGGCCATGTACTATTATTAAGCAGGTGGAAAGGGCTAttagaaattttctttggtctggagatgctgagaaACGTAGGTATTTTATGGTTCTTTATGATAGCATGTGTTGTTCAAGGCGTGAAAGTGTTCTAGGGATTAATAAATTGTTGGATGTTAACGAGGCCATGCTTATGAACTTGTGGGTTACTATCCGTGATTCAGACAAGATTTGGGCCAGATTTTTGAGGGcaaaatacttcaaaatcaatggTAATTTGATTGATCGTAAACTGGGGTTCCTCGGTTTCTCAGGGAATTAG